The Anopheles coluzzii chromosome 2, AcolN3, whole genome shotgun sequence genome window below encodes:
- the LOC120949235 gene encoding polypeptide N-acetylgalactosaminyltransferase 1 produces the protein MFFRGGLSIRRNLYTRVLLLLVLGLFVLFYFKNLNGSPNSLGSPALEQAKPLAQLGLDVNRLELLAAAEAAAGGPLNKGNLLPALPPSGDALFERLVLADLAKQRPGLGNNGEGVELTGDAKEIGEKQLATIALNEELSEHLSYNRTPPDGRHPACKRKHYDLTGLPSTSVIIIFYNEPYSVLLRTVHSVLNTADGRLLREIILVDDGSTNVELKGKLDYYVRTRLPAKVKVLRQRQRVGLIRARLAGARLAKADVLVFLDAHCECMAQWLEPLLERIKESPTSVLVPIIDVIEAKNFYYSTNDYNDFQIGGFTWDGHFDWHDVTKRERERQKRECAEKDLEICPTYSPTMAGGLFAIARDYFWDIGSYDEQMDGWGGENLEMSFRVWQCGGTLETIPCSRIGHIFRDFHPYSFPNDRDTHGINTVRMAIVWMDDYVELLYLNRPDLKDHPELGDVTHRKVLREKLHCKSFDWYMKNVYPEKFIPTRNVRAFGRLASQADNLCLDTLQQNADKPWNLGIYTCFKPEVSASQLFSLTKRNVLRNERSCATVQASKSESKFVVMIPCIDDEDIDDTWEFTEHRQLRHKQSGLCLDSSDLSTKSYVHVATCHPGIKTQKWEFQHE, from the exons ATGTTCTTCCGCGGCGGGCTCAGCATACGGCGCAATCTGTACAcgcgcgtgctgctgctgctggtgctcggGCTGTTCGTGCTGTTCTACTTCAAGAACCTGAACGGTTCGCCGAACTCGCTCGGCAGCCCGGCCCTCGAGCAGGCGAAACCGCTGGCCCAGCTCGGGCTGGATGTGAACCGGCTGGAGCTGCTGGCGGCGGCCGAAGCGGCCGCCGGCGGGCCCCTGAACAAGGGCAACCTGCTGCCGGCCCTGCCGCCGAGCGGGGACGCCCTGTTCGAGCGGCTCGTGCTGGCCGACCTGGCCAAGCAGCGGCCCGGCCTCGGCAACAATGGCGAGGGCGTCGAGCTGACGGGCGACGCGAAGGAAATCGGCGAAAAGCAGCTGGCCACGATCGCGCTGAACGAGGAGTTGAGCGAGCATCTGAGCTACAACCGGACACCGCCGGACGGTCGGCATCCGGCCTGCAAGCGCAAGCACTACGACCTGACCGGCCTGCCCTCGACCagcgtcatcatcatcttctacAACGAGCCCTACTCGGTGCTGCTGCGCACGGTCCACAGCGTGCTGAACACGGCCGACGGGCGGCTGCTGCGCGAGATCATTCTCGTCGACGACGGCAGCACCAACGTGGAGCTGAAGGGCAAGCTGGACTACTACGTCCGGACCCGGCTGCCGGCGAAGGTGAAGGTGCTCCGGCAGCGACAGCG ggTCGGATTAATAAGGGCACGGTTAGCCGGTGCCAGGCTAGCGAAAGCCGACGTACTAGTCTTCCTCGATGCGCACTGTGAGTGTATGGCGCAGTGGCTGGAACCACTGCTCGAGCGGATCAAGGAGTCGCCCACAAGCGTCCTGGTGCCGATCATCGATGTGATCGAGGCGAAAAACTTCTACTACAGCACCAACGACTACAACGATTTCCAG ATTGGTGGATTCACCTGGGACGGCCACTTCGATTGGCATGATGTGACGAAGCGCGAGCGGGAGCGGCAGAAGCGCGAATGTGCGGAAAAGGATCTGGAGATCTGTCCCACGTACAGTCCGACGATGGCGGGTGGGTTGTTTGCGATAGCGCGCGATTACTTCTGGGACATTGGCAGCTACGACGAGCAGATGGACGGGTGGGGTGGAGAGAATCTGGAAATGTCCTTCCGGGTGTGGCAGTGCGGTGGTACACTGGAGACGATTCCTTGCTCGCGCATTGGACACATCTTCCGCGATTTCCACCCCTACTC CTTCCCCAATGATCGTGATACGCACGGTATTAACACGGTACGGATGGCCATCGTATGGATGGATGATTACGTCGAGCTGCTTTACCTGAATCGACCGGATCTGAAA GATCATCCCGAGCTCGGTGACGTTACGCACCGGAAAGTGTTGCGCGAAAAGCTACACTGCAAAAGCTTCGACTGGTACATGAAAAACGTGTACCCGGAGAAGTTCATCCCGACGCGCAATGTGCGCGCATTCGGCCGGTTGGCCTCCCAGGCGGACAATCTCTGCCTCGACACGCTGCAGCAGAATGCGGACAAACCGTGGAACCTTGGTATCTACACCTGCTTCAAGCCGGAAGTGTCCGCATCGCAACTGTTTTCGCTAACGAAACGCAACGTGCTGCGGAACGAGCGCAGCTGTGCGACGGTGCAGGCAAGCAAGTCGGAATCGAAGTTCGTCGTGATGATACCGTGTATCGATGATGAAGATATCGACGATACGTGGGAGTTTACCGAGCATCGGCAGCTGCGCCACAAGCAGTCGGGCCTGTGCCTGGACAGTAGCGACCTTTCGACGAAAAGCTACGTGCACGTGGCAACGTGTCATCCGGGAATTAAAACACAAAAGTGGGAATTTCAACACGAGTAG
- the LOC120952130 gene encoding dynactin subunit 6 gives MNIVRNDFKIMPRSMVCEDSNLRGDITISSGCVIHPCSTIIAESGPIVLGENCIVEEYATLRYRIPENHPDHGALKAEGSAKPLIIGPDNVFEVGCTVEALSIGERNVFECKSYVSADVTVGSGCVIGAGCRLVGQQTLPDKTIVYEAQCMQREAMDKQKTQMIQLDYLRKILPNYHHLRKANYDPKKAREQV, from the exons ATGAATATTGTGCGAAATGA CTTCAAAATAATGCCCCGCTCGATGGTGTGCGAGGACAGCAATCTGCGGGGTGACATCACGATCTCCTCCGGATGCGTCATCCATCCGTGCTCCACCATCATTGCCGAGTCGGGACCGATCGTGCTGGGGGAGAACTGTATCGTCGAGGAGTACGCAACGTTGCGGTACCGAATACCGGAGAATCACCCGGACCACGGCGCACTGAAGGCGGAAGGTTCGGCAAAGCCGCTGATAATCGGGCCGGACAATGTGTTCGAGGTAGGTTGCACGGTGGAGGCACTTTCGATCGGCGAACGGAATGTGTTCGAGTGCAAGAGCTACGTGTCGGCGGACGTTACCGTTGGGAGTGGGTGCGTTATCGGTGCCGGGTGCCGGTTAGTTGGTCAGCAAACGCTGCCGGATAAGACGATTGTTTATGAGGCGCAGTGCATGCAGCGGGAAGCGATGGACAAGCAGAAAACGCAAATGATACAGCTGGACTATTTGCGGAAGATACTGCCCAACTATCACCATCTACGGAAGGCCAACTATGATCCAAAAAAGGCACGGGAACAGGTTTAG